From the genome of Haloterrigena sp. KLK7, one region includes:
- a CDS encoding 4Fe-4S ferredoxin N-terminal domain-containing protein, with protein sequence MSSDDRDGTDEETFHPLGEDWQDGLEAELEDTEYDAELGMEMAKDAMRVTKGELSEAEFHDRYHEDVLDEFGEDERPVEAGDTADEGSRFESTLSRLGVGEESRRDVMKKMGGAGAVGFGAWGLSNGGSDEPPAAALAEESEEGGEEEEGTQWGMALDLEYCDGCLSCVVACAEEHDWNQGANWMYILDYQDETTDEDESYRLIRPCQHCTDAPCEKVCPTTARHTRDSDGLVLTDYDVCIGCRYCQVACPYGVNYFQWDEPEVPESELDEDHVYDERGRPVSARAPKGVMAKCTFCPTRQDGSKGEEFVGRTACEDACPPEVIQFGDMNDSSSDPQRYIENTAKSRSLTQTADNLPSPEDVESALEGTDANLEAVIEAVEAFDEETIAVMLAIAVLGPEGQPEGPENSTLADQEELVLELVQTLDEHGLNLEGQELLVELDLAEEPGDDEEFGGPSEELAQEVLEDFGGDPQSQFKLLEDIGTDPNVVYIGNQPGPEAHQVEGPVAYEDVDQTDVRKDVLDEETFGPQGPSL encoded by the coding sequence GTGAGTTCCGACGATCGAGACGGAACGGACGAAGAGACGTTCCATCCGCTCGGCGAGGACTGGCAGGACGGTCTCGAGGCGGAGCTCGAGGACACGGAGTACGACGCGGAGTTGGGCATGGAGATGGCAAAAGACGCCATGCGCGTCACGAAGGGCGAGCTCTCGGAGGCGGAGTTCCACGATCGCTATCACGAGGACGTGCTGGACGAGTTCGGCGAGGACGAGCGACCGGTCGAAGCCGGCGACACGGCCGACGAAGGGAGCCGTTTCGAGAGCACGCTCTCCCGGCTCGGCGTGGGCGAGGAGTCGCGCCGAGACGTGATGAAGAAGATGGGCGGCGCCGGTGCGGTGGGATTCGGTGCCTGGGGCCTCTCCAACGGCGGCTCCGACGAGCCGCCGGCCGCCGCGCTCGCGGAAGAGTCCGAAGAAGGGGGCGAAGAGGAGGAAGGGACTCAGTGGGGGATGGCGCTCGACCTGGAGTACTGCGACGGCTGTCTCTCCTGCGTCGTCGCCTGCGCCGAGGAACACGACTGGAACCAGGGCGCCAACTGGATGTACATCCTCGACTATCAGGACGAGACGACGGACGAGGATGAGAGCTATCGCCTCATTCGCCCCTGCCAGCACTGTACCGACGCGCCGTGTGAGAAGGTGTGTCCGACGACGGCACGGCACACCCGCGACTCCGACGGACTCGTGCTGACCGACTACGACGTCTGCATCGGGTGTCGGTACTGTCAGGTCGCCTGTCCGTACGGCGTCAACTACTTCCAGTGGGACGAGCCCGAAGTCCCGGAATCCGAACTCGACGAGGACCACGTCTACGACGAACGTGGCCGGCCGGTCAGCGCCCGCGCGCCGAAGGGCGTCATGGCGAAGTGCACGTTCTGTCCGACGCGCCAGGACGGGAGCAAAGGCGAGGAGTTCGTCGGCAGGACGGCCTGCGAGGACGCCTGCCCGCCGGAAGTGATTCAGTTCGGCGATATGAACGACTCGAGCAGCGATCCCCAGCGCTACATCGAGAACACCGCCAAGAGCCGGTCGCTCACGCAGACCGCCGACAACCTTCCGTCCCCGGAGGACGTCGAGAGCGCCCTCGAGGGTACCGACGCGAACCTCGAGGCGGTCATCGAGGCCGTCGAGGCCTTCGACGAGGAGACGATCGCCGTCATGCTGGCGATCGCTGTCCTCGGTCCGGAAGGCCAGCCCGAGGGCCCGGAGAACAGTACGTTAGCCGATCAGGAGGAACTCGTCCTCGAGCTCGTCCAGACCCTCGACGAGCACGGACTCAACCTCGAGGGACAGGAACTGCTCGTCGAACTGGACCTCGCCGAGGAACCGGGTGACGACGAGGAGTTCGGGGGACCGAGCGAGGAGCTCGCACAGGAAGTGCTCGAAGACTTCGGCGGCGACCCGCAGTCGCAGTTCAAACTGCTCGAGGACATCGGGACGGATCCGAACGTCGTCTATATTGGCAACCAACCCGGTCCGGAAGCCCACCAGGTCGAGGGACCGGTCGCCTACGAGGACGTCGACCAGACGGACGTCCGCAAGGACGTCCTCGACGAGGAGACCTTCGGCCCTCAAGGCCCCTCCCTGTGA
- a CDS encoding DUF5800 family protein, with translation MTTLAFDEEGVDVVYEGTEFRLERELIEEATEKTYYDVTDHEVLQIVAEQPNLQGEPRRVGDIL, from the coding sequence ATGACGACTCTCGCGTTCGACGAAGAGGGGGTCGACGTCGTCTACGAAGGCACCGAGTTTCGCCTCGAGCGAGAACTCATCGAGGAGGCGACGGAGAAGACCTACTACGACGTGACCGACCACGAAGTGCTGCAGATCGTCGCCGAACAGCCGAACCTCCAGGGCGAACCGCGACGCGTCGGTGATATCCTCTGA
- a CDS encoding polymer-forming cytoskeletal protein has protein sequence MAFSRDPLDELVVPDGTEAKEVDLVTDGDVLVGGRSTVEFGVRGRNVLAGESVSFGGAIEAEEDCRLDMWCDVAENVLVGQDAYIGERVHVGGEMKVAGDLDIGDDVEIEDGFEANGWIVIRNPMPTIVFLFVYLKHLLLIGEEQTAQRLVSELVDEDEGEEIDADPLVIPKNATVSDDAWRVSTPATIGDDCRLHGNVRAETIDVGADTTIFGSLRARGDVSVGEGTRIHGDLTTRDGDVRIAAGARILGDVSCAALELGPDAEIDGTIRAAGEITMVTTDRDSE, from the coding sequence GTGGCCTTCAGTAGGGACCCGCTGGACGAACTGGTCGTTCCCGACGGAACGGAAGCCAAGGAAGTCGACCTCGTAACCGACGGTGACGTGCTCGTCGGCGGTCGGTCGACCGTCGAGTTCGGGGTGCGCGGCCGAAACGTCCTCGCCGGCGAGAGCGTCTCGTTCGGCGGCGCCATCGAGGCCGAGGAAGACTGTCGGCTCGACATGTGGTGTGACGTCGCCGAGAACGTGCTCGTCGGTCAGGACGCCTACATCGGCGAACGCGTCCACGTCGGCGGCGAAATGAAAGTCGCCGGCGATCTCGATATCGGCGACGACGTCGAGATCGAGGACGGGTTCGAGGCCAACGGCTGGATCGTCATCCGCAACCCCATGCCGACGATCGTGTTCCTGTTCGTCTACCTCAAACACCTCCTGCTGATCGGCGAGGAACAGACCGCGCAGCGACTCGTCTCCGAACTCGTCGACGAAGACGAGGGCGAGGAGATCGACGCCGACCCGCTCGTGATCCCCAAGAACGCGACGGTCAGTGACGACGCCTGGCGAGTCTCGACGCCCGCGACGATCGGGGACGACTGCCGGCTCCACGGGAACGTCCGCGCCGAGACGATCGACGTCGGAGCCGACACCACGATCTTCGGAAGCCTCCGGGCTCGAGGCGACGTCTCCGTCGGCGAGGGAACGCGGATCCACGGCGATCTGACCACGCGCGACGGCGACGTCAGGATCGCGGCGGGCGCTCGAATCCTCGGCGACGTCTCGTGTGCGGCGCTCGAACTCGGCCCCGACGCGGAGATCGACGGGACGATCCGCGCCGCCGGCGAGATCACGATGGTGACGACCGACCGCGATTCCGAGTGA
- the phoU gene encoding phosphate signaling complex protein PhoU: protein MARKSYQEKLAELREDILYMSEVVMERLRMGLDALEQKDHELAREVIEGDGEINRMYLDLEQDCIDLLALQQPVASDLRFIAASFKIITDLERIADLATNLGEYTLDAEENLFPDVDVQEMGELTLQMVEDAMVAYDEEDTEACRELAARDDDLDHFAERASEIVVRDLIERELDSPDEVELLLQDVSRLLLTIRDLERVGDHSVNIAARTLYMVENDDELIY, encoded by the coding sequence ATGGCCAGGAAATCGTACCAGGAGAAGCTCGCGGAACTCCGCGAGGACATCCTCTACATGAGCGAGGTCGTCATGGAGCGACTTCGGATGGGGCTCGACGCCCTCGAGCAGAAAGACCACGAACTCGCCCGCGAGGTGATCGAGGGCGACGGCGAGATCAACCGGATGTACCTCGACTTAGAGCAGGACTGTATCGACCTGCTGGCACTCCAGCAGCCGGTCGCGAGCGACCTCCGGTTTATCGCCGCCTCGTTCAAGATCATCACCGACCTCGAACGGATCGCCGATCTCGCGACGAACCTCGGGGAGTACACGTTGGACGCCGAGGAGAACCTCTTCCCCGACGTCGACGTACAGGAGATGGGCGAGTTGACCCTCCAGATGGTCGAAGACGCGATGGTCGCCTACGACGAGGAGGACACCGAGGCCTGCCGCGAACTCGCCGCTCGCGACGATGATCTCGATCACTTCGCCGAGCGAGCCAGCGAGATCGTCGTCCGCGACCTGATCGAGCGCGAGCTCGACTCGCCAGACGAGGTCGAACTGCTGCTCCAGGACGTCTCGCGGCTCCTGTTGACCATTCGGGACTTGGAGCGCGTCGGCGATCACTCGGTCAACATCGCGGCGCGGACGCTGTACATGGTCGAAAACGACGACGAACTGATCTACTGA
- a CDS encoding universal stress protein, whose product MLTSLRDRSPPAVADMIVMGTAGPTGLEKRIVGSATDTVVRTASLPVVTVRPEGTIDAA is encoded by the coding sequence GTGCTCACCTCGCTTCGCGACCGGTCGCCACCAGCGGTCGCCGACATGATCGTCATGGGAACCGCCGGCCCAACGGGGCTCGAGAAACGGATCGTCGGCAGCGCCACCGACACAGTCGTCCGCACGGCGTCCCTCCCGGTCGTCACGGTCCGCCCGGAGGGGACGATCGACGCCGCCTGA